Sequence from the Pedobacter sp. D749 genome:
ATGGAAAAAACTTGTACAGAAGTATGGAAGAACTGTCTTCAAATTATTAAGGATAACATTCCGAGCCAAAGTTTCAAAACTTGGTTCGAGCCAATAACGGCTCTTAAATTGGAAGGCAAGGTTTTAACTATACAGGTGCCAAGTTTGTTCTTTTACGAATGGCTTGAAGAACATTATGTGGGCTTGCTGCGCAAGACTGTAAAAAAACAACTTGGAGAGGATGGCAGGTTGGAATATAACATCGTTGTAGATAAATCATCAAACAGCGGTAATCCTTATACTACCAATATGCCCTCAAATGGAAATGGAGCGGAGGCAAAGGTACAATCGATGCCGATTCCGGTTTCCATTAATAAGGATATTAAAAACCCATTTATTATCCCAGGATTAAAAAAATTAAATGTTGATCCACAATTAAACGCAAACTATACTTTCGAAAATTACATTGAGGGAGATTGCAATCGCTTGGCACGTTCTGCAGGTTACGCTGTAGCTGCTAAACCAGGTGGTACATCTTTTAACCCTTTGATGATTTACGGTGGAGTAGGTTTGGGCAAAACGCACCTGGCACAGGCAATCGGTAACGAGATTAAACGCAGCATGCCAGATAAATTGGTGATCTATGTAAGTTGTGAGAAATTCTGTCAGCAGTTTGTAGATTCCTTAAAAAACAACACCATTAACGATTTCGTTAACTTTTATCAGGCAATGGATGTGATCATCATGGATGATGTGCACAACTTTGCAGGTAAAGAAAAAACACAGGATATTTTCTTCCACATTTTTAATCATCTGCATCAGTCGGGCAAACAGGTAATCTTAACATCTGATAAAGCACCGAAAGATTTAGCCGGTTTGGAAGAGCGTTTATTAAGCCGTTTTAAATGGGGTCTATCTGCAGATTTACAGATTCCTGATCTGGAAACCCGTATCGCTATTTTAAGAAAGAAAATGTATGCTGATGGTATTGAGTTGCCAGGCGAAGTGGTAGAGTATGTTGCGCACAACATTGATAACAACGTACGTGAGTTAGAGGGCGCTATGGTATCTCTTTTGGCACAGGCTACTTTGAACAAGAAGGAAATCGATTTAGCCCTGGCTAAACAGATGTTGAAGAACTTTATCAAAAATACTTCAAAAGAAATTTCAATGGAATACATCCAGAAATTGGTTTGCGAGTATTTTGAGGTTCCTGTTGATATGGTAAAATCGCAAACACGTAAACGCGAAATTGTTCAGGCACGTCAGATTTCGATGTATCTATCTAAAAGCCATACTAAATCATCATTGAAAACAATTGGCGCTTTCTTTGGTGGGCGTGATCATAGTACCGTAATTTATGCTTGCCAAACCGTAGAAGATTTAATCGATACCGACAAGAAGTTTAAAGCTTACGTACACGATATCCAAAAGAAATTAAAAATGAGCTAAAACCGGTTCAGGAATAGAAAGGTAGAAGGGTTTAAATTAAAACCTTTCGTTCATGTTCAAAGGTTTATGCAAATTAATAAAGGCTAGGTTTTATGCAATGGCCCCGGAAAGTCTAACTTCTTGGGGCCATTGCAATTAAGAAACTTCGTATTTCAATGTGAACTTCTAAAGTTTTTCCAGTTCTGCTAAGCCGTAGTATAAAGCGGCAACATGTAGTGCCTGGGCTATTTTGTTTTCCTTGATGAACTGTTTTACCTCGTCTACAGTATATTCTTCTACATTTAAAATTTCATGTTCATCTAAATGCTGTTCATGGGTTTTAATGCCGCCTGTTAAGAAATAGGTAAAGGTTCTGTTATCTGAGGTTGCCGGATTGGGATAAAGTTCTGCAATAAACTTACAGGTTTTAAAACTGTAACCGGTCTCTTCTAAAAGTTCACGTTTAACGGCAAATTCTGGAGCCTCATCACCATCAATTACACCACCCGGAACTTCAAGAGAAAGAATATCAGCTGCATGGCGGTACTGGCGTACCATAATTATTTTTCCTTCTTCAGTTAATGCAACCGCATTTACCCAGTTGGGGTATTCTAAAACATAATAATCATCTTTTATCACACCACCCGGAAGTTTCACTTCATCAACGCGCAAGGTAGCCCACTGTTCGCGTACTAAATATTTAGAGGCAAGTTTCTGCCACTTTTCTATAATCATTTATTTACGTTGTTTATTTTATTTAGCGCAGGTATTGTTGTATTGTTTTCTGGCGGTGCAAGTTTACCAAATGTACAATCTTGTGCTGATCTGACAGGTGTTTATAAACTAAATTAAGTTTTGGTGCAATGCTTTGGTTGCGATCCTGACTCACACCTAACTCATAATACAGAAATTCGCTTAACGAGTCGAGCTTTTCAGGAGGAAGGTTGCCTTCGGTTAACCAATTTTTAAAAACAGAAAGATCTTCATTTTCAAGAATTTCTTTAGGCAATTGAAAGCCACCTTTCATGGTTTCTTCAAAAAGCTGATTGGCTTCAGCCAACTTGCCTTCTAATTTTAAGCCCATAATACGGGCCAAAACCTGTGCAAGTTTCTGTATTTCAGCTGTAATTAAATCTCTTCGGTACATTATTGTTGTAATGTTAGGTTGTTGAAAAGTTAAAATGTTCTGTAACGTTCAAAACAAAATCTTTTCCAATCTATGGACTATGGACTATGGACTATGGACTATGGACTATG
This genomic interval carries:
- the dnaA gene encoding chromosomal replication initiator protein DnaA, whose protein sequence is MEKTCTEVWKNCLQIIKDNIPSQSFKTWFEPITALKLEGKVLTIQVPSLFFYEWLEEHYVGLLRKTVKKQLGEDGRLEYNIVVDKSSNSGNPYTTNMPSNGNGAEAKVQSMPIPVSINKDIKNPFIIPGLKKLNVDPQLNANYTFENYIEGDCNRLARSAGYAVAAKPGGTSFNPLMIYGGVGLGKTHLAQAIGNEIKRSMPDKLVIYVSCEKFCQQFVDSLKNNTINDFVNFYQAMDVIIMDDVHNFAGKEKTQDIFFHIFNHLHQSGKQVILTSDKAPKDLAGLEERLLSRFKWGLSADLQIPDLETRIAILRKKMYADGIELPGEVVEYVAHNIDNNVRELEGAMVSLLAQATLNKKEIDLALAKQMLKNFIKNTSKEISMEYIQKLVCEYFEVPVDMVKSQTRKREIVQARQISMYLSKSHTKSSLKTIGAFFGGRDHSTVIYACQTVEDLIDTDKKFKAYVHDIQKKLKMS
- a CDS encoding NUDIX hydrolase, translating into MIIEKWQKLASKYLVREQWATLRVDEVKLPGGVIKDDYYVLEYPNWVNAVALTEEGKIIMVRQYRHAADILSLEVPGGVIDGDEAPEFAVKRELLEETGYSFKTCKFIAELYPNPATSDNRTFTYFLTGGIKTHEQHLDEHEILNVEEYTVDEVKQFIKENKIAQALHVAALYYGLAELEKL